In the Qipengyuania gelatinilytica genome, GCGCGACCGTCTCTTGCTGACCCGCGCCGATCCCGGCGCGCTCGAAGACTGGGAGGCGCCGCAGCTCCCCCTCAAGGGCGGCGAAATCGTCGAGCGCGGAGTGGGCAAGGGTCCGCAGGTGGCGCGAATCCTCCAGATGGTGGAACGGCGCTGGGTGGACGAGGGATTCCCCGATCGCACCCGTGTTCTGGCCCTTCTGGACGAAGAATTGCCCTGATCTTCCTGTCCGGTTTCCAAAGCTGAAACAGTATCTTCAGCTTTGCTTAAGCTGCACTGCAGCATAACGGCCCCCAAGCGCGGTTGCGATTTTTCGTCCCGCTTGCCATAGAGCGTTCCGCTTTCCCCGGAGGGGGGCATGCGGATCACTTCGGGACCTCCACTCTCGTCTCCGCTCTTTCCATTTTGGTCGTTCGCGACGCGCTTGCCGCGGGTCGCGAAACTATAAGTTGAATACATCTAGGAGTTCGTCACATGAAGTTCGCAAAGCTGGCCGTTGCCGCCGTTGCCCTTGCTGCCACCCCGGCCCTCGCCAACGAACAGGTTGCTGCAGGCGCCGTCGTAACCGGCCCCGAAGGCAATGAAGTCGGCACCATCGTGTCGGTCGAAAACGGCCAGGCCGTGCTCGACACTGGCAAGCACAAGGTTCCGCTGGGCGTTGAAATGTACGGCCAGGGCGAAGCAGGTCCGACGATCACCGTTACCAAGGCGCAGCTTGATGGCATGATGGACGCGCAGCTCGCCGAAGCCGCTGCCAAGCTCGACGCAGCCCTCGTTGAAGGCGCGGCAGTCGTCACCGCCGAAGGCCACCCGTTCGGCACGATCTACACCGTCGACAACGAAGGCATGGCCATCGTCCAGAACGAAGACGGCATCGTCACCCTCGCTCGCGACAGCTTCGCAATCAGCCCTGAAGGCGCGCTGATGGTACTCTATAACCACGCCGACCTCGCAGCGAACATGACGCCGGTTGCAGAAGGTGCGGAAATCCTCACCCCGGCACAGGCCCGAGCGAAGCAGGCTGAAATGGCTGCTGGCGACGACGCCGGCGAATAATTCCGATTATCGGTTCCCTGGGAAACCAGGGTCGCAAGGGACCGGGAGTGCTTCGGCGCTTCCGGTCTTTTGTTTATCCGAACTTGTTGTCGCGCGGGAAGCCCTGCGGCGGCAGGCGTCCGGCCCCGCCGCGCGCGACCTTCCACTGCCACATCTCGGTTTCTGTGCGGGTGCGGTCGCCCTTGCCGCCCATTGCCCAGCTGAGGCCTTCCTCCATGGTGAAGGTGGTGGCATCGGACAGGCCGCCGTCGCGGTAGTTTTGCAGTTTGTTGCCCTGCCCCTTCGCAAGGCGCGGCAGTTCTTCCAGATTAAAGACCACAAGCTTGCGGTTCTCGCCTACGACGGCGACATGATCGTGCGCTTTGTCGATCGGACGCGCGACAACGAGCTTCACGCCGTCCTTAACATTCATCACCTGCCGCCCCTTGCGGGTTTCGGCGAGCATCTGGTCGGTCGTCACGGCAAAGCCCTTGCCCGTGCTGGCGGCGAGCAGCACTTCCTGCCCTTCGCGGTGGACGATGACCGACACAATCTGCGCCGCACCGTCGATATCGAGCGTGTTGCGCACCGGCTCGCCGAAGCCGCGCGCACCGGGCAGCTTGTCCGCGCCCAGCGTGAAGACACGGCCGTCATCGCCGATCAGCAGCAGCTTGTCGGTGGTCTGCGCGTGGAGGACGAAGGCAGGACCGTCGCCTTCCTTGTACTTGAATTCCTGGTCCAGCGGCAGGTGCCCCCTGGCGCCGCGCACCCAGCCCTTTTGCGAGAGGATGACCGTAACCGGCTCCTTCTCGATCATCGCATCCATGCTGAATTCGACCGCGGGCGCGGCCTCCTCGATGGTGGTGCGACGACGGCCGAGATCGGTCTCTTCCGAATACTCCTTGCGCAGCGCATTGAGGTCACGCTTGAGGCGCGTTCGCTGGCGGGCCGGGCTGCCGAGCAGTTTTTCGAGCTCGTCCTGCTCCTTCAGCAGCTCGTCCTTTTCGCCCCGAAGCTGCATCTCTTCCAGCTTGCGCAAGGACCGCAGGCGCATGTTGAGGATGGCTTCGGCCTGCCGGTCGGTGAGCTTGAATTCCGCCATCATAACCGGCTTGGGTTCATCCTCGGTACGGATGATCTCGATCACCCGGTCGAGGTTGAGGAAGGCGATGATATAGCCTTCGACCAGTTCCAGCCGCCGCGCGATCTGGTCGAGCCGGTGCTGGCTGCGGCGCTGGAGGATGTCGATCTGGCTGGCGATCCAGTTGTCGAGCAGTTCCTTCAGCCCCATCACCATCGGCGTGCGCGTGCGGTCGAGCACGTTGAGGTTCAGGCCGAAGCGCGTTTCCATGTCGGTGAGCTTGTAGATGCTCTCCTTCAGCAGTTCCGGATCGACATTGCGGCTGCGCGGCACGAGCACGATGCGGATCTGCTCGTCGCTTTCGTCACGCACGTCCTCGAGGATGGGCAGCTTCCGGTCGGCGATCGCCTGCGCGATCTGCTCGATCAGCTTGCCCTTCTGCACCTGATAGGGGATTTCGGAGATGACCAGCTGCCACTGGCCGCCACCCAGCCGTTCGATGCCGGCCTGCTTGTCCTCGTCCTTCTCGGCTTCCGCCGCATGGAAGCGCCCGCGCACACGGAAGGAGCCGCGGCCCGTTTCGTAAGCGTGGCTGATCACCTCGGCGCTCTCGGGAACGACACCGCCGGTGGCGAAGTCCGGGCCCTTGAAGATTTCCATCAGCCGCGCGTGTTCGACATGCGGGTTGTCGATCACTTCCAGCGTCGCATCGACGATCTCTGCGACATTGTGGCTGGGGATATTGGTCGCCATGCCGACCGCAATCCCGCTTGCCCCGTTGGCGAGCAGGTTCGGGAAGAGGCCCGGCATGATTTCCGGCTCTTCTTCCTCGTTATTGTAGGTCGGGATGAAATCGACCGTGCCCGCGTCGAGGCCTTCCATAAGGCGCATCGCCGTCTTGGTCAGCCGCGCTTCGGTATAGCGGTAGGCCGCGGCATTATCGCCGTCGATGTTGCCGAAGTTGCCTTGCCCCTCGACCAGCGGATAGCGCAGCGCGAAATCCTGCGCGAGGCGGACCATCGCGTCATAGGCCGCGGTATCGCCATGCGGGTGGTACTTACCGATCACCTCGCCCACCACGCGGGCCGATTTCTTGAAGCCGCTTGCCGGATCGAGCTTCAGCTGGCGCATGGTCCACAGCAGGCGCCGGTGGACCGGCTTCAACCCGTCGCGAAGGTCGGGCAGCGAACGCGCGGTAATCGTCGACAGCGCATAGACGAGATAGCGCTCGGAAAGCGCGGAATCGAACGGCGCATCGACAATCGCGTCGAACGGATCCGCGCCGGAATCATCAAGGTCAGTAGTGGCCATGGAGCCTGCCCTACCAGAGGCACGGCTCGCCTGTCAGCACGGAACGGCACGTCATCCCCACACGTTGCATGGGTAACACTAAATCAAAGGAAACCACCCATGACGAAACGCGTAATGATCCTCGCCACCAATGGCTTCGAACAGTCGGAACTGATGAAGCCCAAGGCCAACCTCGAAAACGCCGGTTTCGAGACCACCGTGGTCAGCCTCGAAAAGGGCGTAATTAAGGGCTGGGACCAGAAGGACTGGGGCGACAGCGTCAAGGTCGACATGACGGTCGACGAAGTGTCCGATTGTTCGGGCTATGACGCGCTGCTCCTCCCGGGCGGCCAGATGAACCCCGATATCCTTCGCATGAACGAGCGCGCCGTCGCGATCGTCCGCGAATTCGACATGGCGGGCAAGCCCATCGCCGCCATCTGTCACGCACCCTGGATGCTCGTCGAAGCCGACCTGGTGAAGGGCAAGACGGTCACGAGCTGGCCGTCGGTCCGCACCGACCTCGCCAACGCCGGCGCGAATGTGGTCGACCAGGAAGTTGCCAAGGACGGCAATCTCATCACCAGCCGTAACCCCGATGACATCCCTGCATTCAGCAAGGCGCTGATCGAAATGCTGGGTGAAAGTGTCGAGAAGCGCGAACTCGAAAGCGCGTAAATTCGATCCCATCGAACCAAGGAACCCCGTTGCCCCCGGCAGCGGGGTTCCTGCTTTTGGGGACCGATAAAGGCGCGGCGGCATTAGGTAAGGCATGGGGAACATTCACAAAAGCATCGTCACCGCGCTTATCACTGTATTCGCTGCGTTCTTTGCCGTTCAGGCGCAGGCGCAGGCCGACCGCTCGGTAGCGGAAGGATCGCAAGCCTACGTCTACGAGGTAGAGCAGCTGGAGACGGTCACCCCGCCCGGCTCTGTTCCCCTCGATCTCGATACGCCCATGGGGCTGATGGAAAGCTTCATGTCCGCTGGCGAGAGGGGGGATTGGAGCGATGCGGCAGCCGCGCTGGATCTTGCCAATACCGACCCTGCCGAACGCGATGCCGATCAGCTTGCCGCCCAGCTTTACGACCTGCTGAATCGCTCGCTTTCGATCGGCTGGACCGAGCTTCCCGACCGCCCCGATGCAGTCGATACGACCACCAGCAGCAAGGACCCCATGTCCGGCGTTGCGCGCCGCTCGCTGACGATCGGCTTGCTCGACCTGGAGAACCGCGCCGTGCCGATCAGGCTGGCGCGGGTGCAGGCACCCGACGGCGAACCGGTCTGGGTGTTCAGCCGCCAGACGGTCGAGAATATCCCCGCCCTCTACGAAGTCTACGGTCCGACCAAATTCGAAAAAAGCCTGCCCCCGGCGCTGCGCAAACAGGCCTTCTGGACGCTGGCATGGTGGGAAGTGATCGCTTTGCCGCTGATCCTGCTCGCCGGCGCGCTGGCCGCAGCCCTGACCTATCTTGCGATCAACCGCATGCGAGATCGTCAGGACGAGGACACCAAGCTTTACGGGGTCCTGCAGGCGATACACCTGCCGGCAACCCTGCTTGCCTTTGCGGGTACATTCGCGCTCGTCCGAACGACCTTCTTCAGGCTCTCCGGGCCAGCGAAGGACCTGCTCGACCCGCTGCAGCTGATACTCATCATCGCGGCCATCGTCGGCATCGCGCTCTCCGTGATCGAGGCCCTGTTCGACTTCGCGACATCGCGGCGCACCGACGAACTCGAGGCCCCCGGCAATAACGAGGACCGCAACTTCTACACCAAGATGAGCGCGATCCGCCGCATCCTGACCGCGGTGATCCTGCTCGCGGGCATCGGCTTCGTCGTTGTCGCGAGCAATTTGTCCAACACGCTCGGCTTCTCGATCATCGCCTCTGCCGGTGTCCTCGGCCTCGTACTGGTCTTTGCGGCGCGCAAGGTGCTCGGCGATATCATGGCAAGTGTCCAGATCGCCTTTGCGCAGACCGCGCGGATCGGCGATGCGATCCATTATGACGGACAATGGTGCTTCGTCGAAAAGATCGGCTTCACCCACCTGCGCCTGCGTACCTGGGACGAACGTCGGGTGATCGCCCCGGTGAGCGATTTCACCAGCGACAGTTTCGAGAACTGGACCAAGCAGGACGCCAGCCTGATGATGCATGTCGAACTCGAGCTGGATAACCGCGCCGATGTCGACAAATTACGCGAACCTTTCCGCGAATTCGTGGAGAATGACGAGGACGTGATCGACCCCGAAGATGCCATTTGCGAAGTCGTCGCGCAGGATGCGCGGGCCATGACGGTTCGTTTCATGGCGAGGGCCGAGGATCCGAAATGCGGCTGGGCCATGCATTGCCGCTTGCGCGAACACATGCTAGCCGCCGCGTCACGCCTCGATGCAGCGGCCGGAAACGAGCCGATGCCTGCCTACCTGCCCCGCGAACGCGAGGTCCGCATGGACCTTGGCCGCGAAGACGAAGCAACCTGATCGGCCCCACAAGCTCCCCAGCCCAGCAAAATTCCCGTGACTTGACGCGGGCTTGATTTGCGATACGTTGTAACATTCACGCCACACAGCTCCGTGTGATGTGATTGAACGGGGAGAGTTTCGATGAAAGCACGTCACGCCATCCTGGCAGGTCTTTCAACGATAGCCCTCGCTTCCTGCGGCCAGTCCGAAAGGGAGCAGCCAGTCACCGAACGCGTGACGACAGTGGATGTCGAGGACGGCGGTTCCGCTGCTCCTGCGAACGAATTCGGCTTCTACGAGGCGCGGGAGGAGGGGATGTTCTCCGGCTCGCCGCCGCCTCCGCAGCCCCACCGCATCGCTCCGCCCCCGCCCGCTCCCGCTCCGGTCACCGTTCCCGGCCAGCCCGTGCCGGGAGAAGACACCACTATTTCCGTCAGCATGCCGCAGGTGGCCTATACCTATTCCTACGGCTTTCGCGTGGCGGCCAATTTGATCCGCCCCATGCAGGAAAAGCATGCCGACATGTGCGAGGCGAAGGGCCCGCAGACCTGCCGGATCGTCTCTATGAATTCCGGCGAGAGCGCGGGCGACTATGCCTATGGCAGCCTGCGGATCGCCATCGCGAGCGACGAAGCCCGCACTTTCGGCAAAGCCCTCACGGCCACATCGGAGGGTATGAAGGGCGAGCTCGTATCCTCCTCGATCGAGGGTGAGGACCTGTCCAAGAAGATCGTCGACACCGAAGCCCGCCTGCGCGCCCGTACGGTGCTGCGCGACCGGCTGATGGAAGTGCTGCGAAACCGTCAGGGCACGGTCGCCGAACTGGTCGAGGCCGAGCGCGGCGTCGCCAAGGTAAACGAGGAGATCGACCAGGCGCGAAGCTGGCTCAACGAGATGCGCGGCCGCGTCGCCTATTCGACGATGACGCTCGAATACGAGGCCGGAA is a window encoding:
- the parC gene encoding DNA topoisomerase IV subunit A — encoded protein: MATTDLDDSGADPFDAIVDAPFDSALSERYLVYALSTITARSLPDLRDGLKPVHRRLLWTMRQLKLDPASGFKKSARVVGEVIGKYHPHGDTAAYDAMVRLAQDFALRYPLVEGQGNFGNIDGDNAAAYRYTEARLTKTAMRLMEGLDAGTVDFIPTYNNEEEEPEIMPGLFPNLLANGASGIAVGMATNIPSHNVAEIVDATLEVIDNPHVEHARLMEIFKGPDFATGGVVPESAEVISHAYETGRGSFRVRGRFHAAEAEKDEDKQAGIERLGGGQWQLVISEIPYQVQKGKLIEQIAQAIADRKLPILEDVRDESDEQIRIVLVPRSRNVDPELLKESIYKLTDMETRFGLNLNVLDRTRTPMVMGLKELLDNWIASQIDILQRRSQHRLDQIARRLELVEGYIIAFLNLDRVIEIIRTEDEPKPVMMAEFKLTDRQAEAILNMRLRSLRKLEEMQLRGEKDELLKEQDELEKLLGSPARQRTRLKRDLNALRKEYSEETDLGRRRTTIEEAAPAVEFSMDAMIEKEPVTVILSQKGWVRGARGHLPLDQEFKYKEGDGPAFVLHAQTTDKLLLIGDDGRVFTLGADKLPGARGFGEPVRNTLDIDGAAQIVSVIVHREGQEVLLAASTGKGFAVTTDQMLAETRKGRQVMNVKDGVKLVVARPIDKAHDHVAVVGENRKLVVFNLEELPRLAKGQGNKLQNYRDGGLSDATTFTMEEGLSWAMGGKGDRTRTETEMWQWKVARGGAGRLPPQGFPRDNKFG
- a CDS encoding type 1 glutamine amidotransferase domain-containing protein — protein: MTKRVMILATNGFEQSELMKPKANLENAGFETTVVSLEKGVIKGWDQKDWGDSVKVDMTVDEVSDCSGYDALLLPGGQMNPDILRMNERAVAIVREFDMAGKPIAAICHAPWMLVEADLVKGKTVTSWPSVRTDLANAGANVVDQEVAKDGNLITSRNPDDIPAFSKALIEMLGESVEKRELESA
- a CDS encoding mechanosensitive ion channel family protein, with amino-acid sequence MGNIHKSIVTALITVFAAFFAVQAQAQADRSVAEGSQAYVYEVEQLETVTPPGSVPLDLDTPMGLMESFMSAGERGDWSDAAAALDLANTDPAERDADQLAAQLYDLLNRSLSIGWTELPDRPDAVDTTTSSKDPMSGVARRSLTIGLLDLENRAVPIRLARVQAPDGEPVWVFSRQTVENIPALYEVYGPTKFEKSLPPALRKQAFWTLAWWEVIALPLILLAGALAAALTYLAINRMRDRQDEDTKLYGVLQAIHLPATLLAFAGTFALVRTTFFRLSGPAKDLLDPLQLILIIAAIVGIALSVIEALFDFATSRRTDELEAPGNNEDRNFYTKMSAIRRILTAVILLAGIGFVVVASNLSNTLGFSIIASAGVLGLVLVFAARKVLGDIMASVQIAFAQTARIGDAIHYDGQWCFVEKIGFTHLRLRTWDERRVIAPVSDFTSDSFENWTKQDASLMMHVELELDNRADVDKLREPFREFVENDEDVIDPEDAICEVVAQDARAMTVRFMARAEDPKCGWAMHCRLREHMLAAASRLDAAAGNEPMPAYLPREREVRMDLGREDEAT
- a CDS encoding DUF4349 domain-containing protein, which translates into the protein MKARHAILAGLSTIALASCGQSEREQPVTERVTTVDVEDGGSAAPANEFGFYEAREEGMFSGSPPPPQPHRIAPPPPAPAPVTVPGQPVPGEDTTISVSMPQVAYTYSYGFRVAANLIRPMQEKHADMCEAKGPQTCRIVSMNSGESAGDYAYGSLRIAIASDEARTFGKALTATSEGMKGELVSSSIEGEDLSKKIVDTEARLRARTVLRDRLMEVLRNRQGTVAELVEAERGVAKVNEEIDQARSWLNEMRGRVAYSTMTLEYEAGTPSQGGFADPIRNAWGSLASILGNLIAFLMVVGIVIIPIGLIIWGAIRLFKRIGLSTGIGEDGWTRPEADAEKKE